Proteins from a single region of Chromobacterium sp. ATCC 53434:
- a CDS encoding EscV/YscV/HrcV family type III secretion system export apparatus protein, with translation MNRIKSFLLMAAGRQDIVLAVMLLVAVFMMIIPLPTGLVDFMIALNLMIAVILLMMSLYIREPLEFSAFPSVLLITTLYRLALTISTTRLILLQADAGEIVYTFGSFAVGGNLGVGLIVFVIITVVQFIVITKGSERVAEVSARFSLDAMPGKQMSIDGDMRAGVIDAGEARRLRGLVQKESQLYGAMDGAMKFVKGDAIAGIIIILVNILGGTAIGVMMHGMSASAALSTYAILSIGDGLIGQIPALLISITAGTIVTRVPGEQRLNLASDLTDQIGKQPQALMLAASVLLVFALIPGFPAIYFIILAAMTSAAAWWVKKRKRAPGGDMAGSIASESGGDAGSDAANMSPGATPLMMRLSSDLIRSGRLPTLLDAFRHGKFEQLGIPLPEIQLQKDATLAAGTLRIMLYQEPVLTVSLPEKWLLADIGSPALPQSEQVDKLPFGNLTLQWQSPAQKEALSAIGIQLHQDEDRIVHCLSVVVDRYAAEFVGVQETRFLMDAMESKYAELIKEVQRQLPIGRIADVLQRLVAEGVSIRDLRSVFEALIEWAPREKDPVMLLEYVRMGLRRHIVTRYRAGQPWISGWMIGDTIEGMVREAIRQTSAGSYSALDPEHNKAIMNCIREAVGDVEKRNQVLITAIDVRRFLRKVIEREFFGLHVLSFQEIGEEAELRVVGNIDLIGEY, from the coding sequence ATGAACCGGATCAAATCCTTCCTGCTGATGGCGGCCGGACGGCAGGACATCGTCCTGGCGGTCATGTTGCTGGTGGCCGTGTTCATGATGATCATTCCGCTGCCTACCGGCCTGGTGGACTTCATGATCGCGCTCAATCTGATGATCGCCGTCATCCTGCTGATGATGTCGCTGTACATCCGGGAGCCGCTGGAATTTTCCGCCTTTCCCTCGGTATTGCTGATCACCACGCTGTACCGTCTGGCGCTAACCATCAGCACCACCCGGCTGATCCTGCTGCAAGCCGATGCCGGGGAGATCGTCTACACCTTCGGCAGTTTCGCGGTGGGCGGCAACCTCGGGGTGGGCCTGATCGTGTTCGTGATCATCACCGTGGTGCAATTCATCGTCATCACCAAGGGGTCGGAACGGGTGGCGGAAGTCAGCGCCCGCTTCTCGCTGGACGCCATGCCCGGCAAGCAGATGAGCATAGACGGCGACATGCGCGCCGGGGTCATCGACGCCGGCGAGGCGCGCCGCCTGCGCGGCCTGGTGCAGAAGGAAAGCCAGTTGTACGGCGCGATGGACGGCGCGATGAAATTCGTCAAGGGCGATGCCATTGCCGGCATCATCATCATCCTGGTGAACATCCTGGGCGGCACCGCCATCGGCGTGATGATGCACGGCATGAGCGCCAGCGCGGCCCTGTCCACCTACGCCATCCTGTCGATCGGCGACGGCCTGATCGGCCAGATTCCGGCGTTGCTGATCTCCATCACCGCCGGCACCATCGTCACCCGGGTGCCGGGCGAGCAACGGCTGAACCTGGCCAGCGACTTGACGGACCAGATCGGCAAACAACCGCAGGCCCTGATGCTGGCCGCGTCGGTGTTGCTGGTTTTCGCGCTGATTCCCGGCTTTCCGGCCATCTACTTCATCATTCTCGCGGCGATGACAAGCGCCGCCGCATGGTGGGTGAAGAAGCGCAAGCGCGCCCCCGGAGGAGACATGGCAGGCTCGATCGCATCGGAATCGGGAGGCGACGCCGGCAGCGACGCGGCCAATATGTCGCCCGGCGCCACGCCGCTGATGATGCGCCTGTCGTCCGATCTCATCCGCTCCGGCCGTCTGCCGACGTTGCTGGATGCCTTCCGCCACGGCAAATTCGAGCAACTGGGCATCCCCTTGCCGGAAATCCAGCTGCAAAAGGACGCTACGCTGGCCGCCGGTACCCTGCGAATCATGCTGTACCAGGAGCCCGTGTTGACGGTCTCGCTTCCGGAGAAATGGCTTCTGGCCGATATCGGCTCCCCCGCCTTGCCGCAATCCGAGCAAGTCGACAAGCTGCCCTTCGGCAATCTGACCCTGCAATGGCAAAGCCCAGCGCAAAAAGAAGCCTTGTCCGCCATCGGCATCCAGCTGCATCAGGATGAAGACCGCATCGTCCACTGCCTGTCGGTCGTCGTCGACCGCTACGCCGCCGAATTCGTCGGCGTGCAGGAAACCCGCTTCCTGATGGATGCGATGGAGTCCAAATACGCCGAACTGATCAAGGAAGTGCAACGCCAACTGCCCATCGGCCGCATCGCCGACGTGTTGCAGCGCCTGGTGGCGGAAGGCGTGTCCATCCGCGATCTGCGCAGCGTGTTCGAGGCTTTGATCGAGTGGGCGCCCAGGGAAAAAGACCCGGTCATGCTGTTGGAGTATGTCCGCATGGGCCTGCGCCGGCACATCGTCACCCGTTACCGCGCAGGCCAACCCTGGATCAGCGGCTGGATGATAGGCGACACCATCGAGGGCATGGTGCGCGAAGCGATACGACAGACTTCGGCCGGCTCGTACTCGGCGCTGGATCCGGAACATAACAAGGCCATCATGAACTGCATTCGCGAGGCCGTCGGCGACGTGGAAAAACGCAATCAGGTGCTGATCACGGCGATCGACGTGCGGCGCTTCCTGCGCAAGGTGATCGAACGGGAATTCTTCGGCCTGCATGTGCTGTCATTTCAGGAAATCGGCGAAGAGGCGGAATTGCGGGTGGTCGGCAATATCGACCTGATCGGGGAGTATTAG
- a CDS encoding EscC/YscC/HrcC family type III secretion system outer membrane ring protein, translating into MRVSKWLGAGLAVTVCTQALAAIPWQGGAPFFLSTRGSKLADVLRDLGANYSVPVVVSKQVDEPFIGAIRSMPPEKALDQLARLHKLAWYYDGQAIHVYKAQEVGSQLITPAYLQVHTLISQLQGSGILDRRYCRVRAVPASNAMEVHGVPVCLSRVEQLAKRIDEQKLNHEQNQEVIQLFPLKYATAADGSYSYRGQQVAVPGVVTALKDMAQGRTLPLKENQGQQPPTDRSLPMFSADPRQNAVIVRDRKINMPLYASLIEQFDRKPTLIEVSVMIIDVNSEDLSALGIDWSASASIGGNGISFNSAGQQSSDNFSTVISNTGGFMVRLNALQQNAKAQILSRPSVVTLDNTQAVLDRNITFYTKLLAEKVAKLEAISTGSLLRVTPRLVDEGGQRNVMLTLVIQDGRQAGSVSEHEPLPQTLNSEVSTQTLLKAGQSLLLGGFVQDEHSEGERKIPLLGDIPLIGKLFRSTQKNSRSTVRLFLLKAEPAAQP; encoded by the coding sequence ATGAGGGTCTCGAAATGGCTTGGCGCCGGTTTGGCCGTAACGGTTTGCACGCAGGCGTTGGCGGCCATCCCATGGCAGGGTGGCGCGCCGTTTTTTCTGTCCACCCGCGGCAGCAAGCTGGCGGACGTGTTGCGCGATCTGGGCGCCAATTACAGCGTGCCGGTGGTGGTGAGCAAGCAGGTGGACGAACCCTTTATCGGCGCGATTCGCAGCATGCCGCCGGAAAAGGCGCTGGACCAGCTGGCGCGCCTGCACAAGCTGGCATGGTATTACGACGGACAGGCCATCCATGTTTACAAGGCGCAGGAGGTCGGCAGCCAGCTGATCACCCCGGCCTATCTGCAGGTGCACACCCTGATCAGTCAGTTGCAGGGCAGCGGCATCCTGGATAGGCGTTATTGCCGGGTGCGAGCGGTGCCGGCCTCCAATGCGATGGAGGTGCATGGCGTGCCGGTCTGCCTCAGTCGGGTGGAGCAGCTGGCCAAGCGCATCGACGAGCAGAAGCTCAACCACGAACAGAACCAGGAAGTCATCCAGCTGTTTCCGCTGAAGTACGCCACCGCCGCCGACGGCAGTTACAGCTACCGGGGACAACAGGTGGCGGTGCCCGGCGTGGTGACCGCGCTGAAGGACATGGCCCAGGGCCGCACGCTGCCGCTGAAGGAAAACCAGGGCCAGCAACCGCCCACCGACCGCAGCCTGCCGATGTTTTCGGCGGACCCGCGTCAGAACGCGGTCATCGTGCGCGACCGCAAGATCAATATGCCGCTCTATGCCAGTCTGATCGAGCAGTTCGACCGCAAGCCGACGCTGATCGAGGTGTCGGTGATGATCATCGATGTCAATTCGGAAGATTTGAGCGCGCTGGGCATCGACTGGTCCGCGTCGGCCAGCATCGGCGGCAATGGCATCAGCTTCAACAGCGCCGGCCAGCAAAGCTCAGACAATTTCTCCACCGTGATTTCCAACACCGGCGGTTTCATGGTCCGGCTCAACGCGCTGCAGCAGAACGCCAAGGCGCAGATATTGTCCCGCCCATCGGTGGTGACGCTGGACAACACCCAGGCGGTGCTGGACCGCAACATCACGTTTTACACCAAGTTGCTGGCGGAAAAGGTGGCCAAGCTTGAGGCCATCTCCACCGGCTCTTTGCTGCGGGTCACGCCGCGATTGGTAGACGAGGGCGGCCAGCGCAATGTGATGCTGACCCTGGTGATCCAGGATGGACGGCAGGCCGGCTCGGTCAGCGAGCATGAGCCGTTGCCGCAGACGCTGAACTCGGAAGTGTCCACCCAGACCTTGTTGAAGGCCGGTCAGAGCCTGCTGTTGGGCGGCTTTGTCCAGGACGAGCATAGCGAGGGCGAGCGCAAGATTCCGCTGCTGGGCGACATCCCGCTGATCGGCAAACTGTTCCGCTCCACCCAGAAAAATAGCCGCAGCACCGTTCGCCTGTTCCTGCTCAAGGCCGAACCGGCGGCCCAGCCCTGA
- a CDS encoding two component system sensor kinase: protein MKKLWETALTWRLVITLGCAIIIFWLSSECIVFYSRYTSTQSIIRNELSLELSASVNEESSHYQQAERRIHTLSNLWSSMREGADLDVMVGRVVFVPFPGAKPDPRQLKKAMQMVEIFGDANESSNEATFIMLPKQGFVFFNPNSLSDAYLKSRMRILSQLVDTPGVHGFHWGRPFWDINKKLYVSVAEIQPDTGVMIGKNVEVWRMPMPNHELSDDITFAMLAHDGEWLPVATTDKAIPFEEFPATRFPPCNDDASVRIDDFYYVCKPLRGPPWSVIARYPQRAVASKSLDLLLGTLPSTAVMLSMLLVIMFLVLKLQVGSPLQRIIGVIDHFKLLDLDYRLPDNREDELGRIAKAYNKLLATIRSHYRTLEARVHKRTQELDEARKIAELMSRRKSEHIASISHEIRTPLNGVVGALSLLQRGTMTSQQRELVDTARFSTDYLLVIINDLLDFSHIEAGQLELTYESASVLQILDQVMLTIHLRAQEKGLALSALVTDEVPAEISLDRMRVQQILINLLGNAVKFTERGHIRLSAARRGGMLAIEIEDTGPGIAEDKQLDIFRPFIQIRTHDGGNGLGLTIASRLSNLMGGEILLRSEVGKGSRFTLMLPLNNPLAKLEKFSGPIIAPAVLHPQLRIWGMDPQEGEHSRLESPALAYLPERLWRSLRAITRNEELIEDAAAPLSLCPWSLKVLLVDDVSINRDIVSRMLLELGHQVETAASGREALEYGGQAVYDLVLMDVRMPEMDGYETTRRWRDSDADVLDVEVPIIALTANAMSGEGERVKAAGMNGYLAKPLSLDQLMRAIELAVSLQLARGAELMPNAQLQKPMLDLDDDDLQDKLSVTLRSFGESIDKAWTARQTQELLSALHALKGCVGLAGVQEVYQCCEQLETRVLQGIWPSRQDMASLQALLKSEGYRSMGR, encoded by the coding sequence ATGAAGAAATTATGGGAAACCGCTCTGACTTGGCGTTTGGTCATCACGCTTGGCTGCGCCATCATCATTTTTTGGCTGTCTTCCGAGTGCATTGTTTTTTATTCGCGTTATACCAGCACGCAAAGCATTATCCGCAATGAGCTTTCATTGGAACTCAGCGCCTCTGTGAATGAGGAAAGCAGCCATTATCAACAGGCTGAGCGGCGTATTCATACGCTATCTAATTTATGGAGCTCGATGAGGGAGGGCGCGGACCTTGATGTCATGGTGGGACGGGTTGTATTTGTGCCCTTTCCCGGGGCGAAGCCTGATCCGCGGCAGCTGAAAAAAGCGATGCAGATGGTGGAGATATTCGGCGACGCCAATGAGAGCAGCAATGAAGCGACCTTCATCATGTTGCCGAAGCAAGGATTTGTTTTCTTCAATCCCAACTCTTTATCCGATGCTTATTTGAAAAGCCGGATGCGCATACTCAGTCAGCTGGTCGATACGCCTGGTGTACATGGTTTTCATTGGGGGCGGCCTTTTTGGGACATTAACAAGAAGTTATATGTTTCCGTCGCTGAGATACAGCCTGATACCGGCGTGATGATAGGCAAGAATGTTGAAGTCTGGCGGATGCCGATGCCCAATCATGAACTGAGCGACGACATCACTTTCGCGATGTTGGCTCATGATGGAGAGTGGTTGCCGGTGGCGACGACGGACAAGGCGATTCCTTTCGAAGAATTTCCCGCCACCCGCTTTCCCCCCTGCAATGACGACGCCTCGGTCCGGATCGATGATTTCTACTATGTATGCAAGCCCTTGAGGGGGCCGCCATGGAGCGTGATCGCCAGGTATCCGCAACGCGCGGTGGCAAGCAAATCGCTGGACTTGCTGCTGGGCACCCTGCCGTCAACCGCCGTGATGTTGTCGATGCTGCTGGTCATCATGTTTCTGGTGCTCAAGCTGCAGGTGGGCAGTCCCTTACAACGCATCATCGGGGTCATAGACCATTTCAAGTTGCTGGATCTGGATTACCGGCTGCCGGACAACCGCGAGGATGAGCTGGGCCGCATCGCCAAGGCCTACAACAAGCTGCTGGCCACGATCCGTTCCCATTATCGGACGCTGGAGGCCCGCGTGCACAAGCGCACGCAAGAGCTGGACGAAGCCAGGAAGATCGCGGAGCTGATGAGCCGGCGCAAGAGCGAGCATATCGCCAGCATCAGCCATGAAATACGCACGCCGTTGAACGGCGTGGTGGGCGCATTGAGCTTGTTGCAGCGCGGCACGATGACGTCGCAGCAAAGAGAGTTGGTCGATACCGCTCGTTTTTCAACAGATTATCTATTGGTCATCATCAATGACTTGCTGGATTTTTCGCATATCGAGGCAGGCCAGCTGGAGCTGACATATGAATCCGCATCCGTTTTGCAAATACTGGACCAGGTCATGTTGACCATCCATTTGCGAGCCCAGGAAAAGGGCTTGGCATTGAGTGCCCTGGTAACGGATGAAGTCCCGGCGGAAATATCGCTGGACCGCATGCGGGTGCAGCAGATTCTGATCAATTTGCTGGGAAACGCGGTCAAGTTCACCGAGCGTGGACATATTCGATTGTCGGCCGCGCGACGCGGCGGCATGTTGGCGATTGAGATAGAGGATACCGGTCCCGGCATAGCGGAAGACAAGCAGCTGGATATTTTCCGCCCGTTCATCCAGATCCGTACCCACGATGGCGGCAATGGCCTGGGGCTGACCATCGCCTCCCGGCTATCCAATTTGATGGGCGGGGAAATCCTGTTGCGGAGCGAAGTCGGGAAGGGGTCCCGTTTTACCTTGATGCTGCCGTTGAACAATCCGCTTGCCAAGCTGGAGAAATTCTCGGGCCCCATCATCGCGCCGGCGGTCTTGCATCCGCAGTTGCGCATCTGGGGAATGGATCCGCAAGAAGGGGAGCATTCGCGCCTGGAATCTCCGGCCTTGGCGTATTTGCCGGAACGCTTGTGGCGAAGCCTGAGGGCCATCACCCGCAATGAGGAACTGATTGAAGATGCCGCCGCGCCGCTTTCCCTGTGTCCTTGGTCGCTGAAGGTATTGCTGGTTGACGATGTCAGCATCAATCGCGATATCGTCAGCCGGATGTTGCTGGAGTTGGGCCATCAGGTGGAGACGGCGGCTTCCGGGCGGGAGGCGTTGGAGTATGGGGGGCAGGCCGTCTACGATCTGGTGTTGATGGATGTGCGGATGCCGGAGATGGATGGATATGAGACGACGCGGCGCTGGCGCGATTCGGATGCCGATGTGCTGGATGTCGAGGTCCCCATTATCGCGTTGACCGCCAATGCCATGTCCGGCGAGGGGGAGAGGGTGAAGGCGGCGGGAATGAATGGCTATTTGGCCAAGCCGCTGAGTTTGGATCAACTGATGAGGGCGATTGAGCTGGCGGTGTCCTTGCAACTGGCCCGTGGCGCCGAGTTGATGCCGAATGCGCAGTTGCAAAAGCCGATGCTCGATCTGGACGACGACGATCTTCAAGACAAGCTGAGCGTCACCTTGCGGTCGTTTGGCGAATCGATCGACAAGGCATGGACGGCAAGACAGACCCAGGAGCTATTGAGCGCGCTGCATGCATTGAAGGGATGCGTGGGTTTGGCTGGTGTGCAAGAGGTCTATCAGTGCTGCGAGCAGTTGGAAACGCGTGTCTTGCAGGGGATTTGGCCCAGTCGGCAGGATATGGCCAGCTTGCAGGCATTGCTGAAGTCCGAAGGGTATCGCTCAATGGGGCGATAA
- a CDS encoding two component system response regulator, whose amino-acid sequence MFSAGQDSQAASRRVLLIEDHSLLSNGIKTLLSATSAYHVVGEIGDGLQAYAACQQLSPDMVLLDLGLPGMDGIDVIRQLTQRWPELVIIVITADSAEHRARAALEAGALAYVLKKSPQQTLLAALQVATHGRTFVDPALNLEQVTETRNVEGPTRLTTRENQVLKLIAEGMRNRDIAENLKITIKTVETHRLNLMRKLDAHNAVELTNWAIRLGIH is encoded by the coding sequence ATGTTTTCAGCTGGGCAAGACTCCCAAGCCGCTTCACGGCGGGTGCTGTTGATTGAAGACCATTCGCTGCTGAGCAATGGCATCAAAACCTTGTTGTCGGCCACATCGGCCTATCATGTGGTCGGCGAAATAGGCGATGGCCTGCAAGCCTACGCGGCCTGTCAGCAATTGAGCCCGGATATGGTGTTATTGGATCTGGGCTTGCCGGGGATGGATGGCATCGACGTCATTCGCCAGTTGACGCAGCGCTGGCCGGAACTGGTCATCATCGTGATCACCGCGGACAGCGCCGAGCACAGGGCGCGAGCGGCGCTGGAAGCGGGGGCGCTCGCCTACGTGCTGAAGAAAAGTCCGCAGCAAACCTTGCTGGCGGCATTGCAGGTCGCCACCCATGGACGCACCTTCGTCGACCCCGCCCTCAATCTGGAGCAGGTCACAGAGACCCGCAACGTGGAAGGACCCACCCGGCTGACCACGCGGGAAAATCAGGTGCTGAAGCTGATCGCGGAGGGAATGCGCAACCGGGACATCGCGGAGAACCTGAAAATCACCATCAAGACGGTGGAAACCCACAGGCTGAACCTGATGCGCAAGCTGGACGCCCATAACGCGGTGGAGTTGACCAACTGGGCCATTCGTCTGGGCATACACTGA
- the sctL gene encoding type III secretion system stator protein SctL — protein sequence MTPLSLPITKLPGNAPLGTIIPAEDMAGYVKASEIVAQAEVQARQILEAAEREIEQLYGMYEQISEAAWQTGMDRIEEEAPGLRQFAVAEAVEWLIAEQELENKIIERLEGQLSGVLVQVFEEWYGKQSEPQLLANILRERIKKLSGDEEWMLYVSSEQYDELRQALISYPRLRIEPDASLGSGKVLLQTPLAILSLNLDEQFDWVMSRLLSHSREAWRRQLSDSNDPQQGVLPLVPEDFIEARGGDFMSAGVVLETVVISAAEAIHE from the coding sequence ATGACTCCGCTTTCCCTCCCCATCACGAAACTGCCGGGCAATGCGCCGCTTGGGACCATCATTCCTGCCGAGGATATGGCCGGCTATGTCAAAGCGAGCGAGATTGTTGCGCAAGCGGAAGTGCAGGCGAGGCAGATACTCGAGGCTGCAGAGAGAGAGATAGAGCAGTTGTACGGAATGTATGAACAAATAAGCGAAGCCGCATGGCAAACGGGAATGGACAGAATCGAAGAAGAGGCTCCTGGGTTGCGGCAATTTGCCGTGGCGGAGGCTGTTGAATGGTTGATTGCCGAGCAGGAGTTGGAAAATAAAATCATTGAACGCTTGGAAGGGCAGTTGAGTGGAGTTTTAGTCCAGGTGTTCGAAGAATGGTATGGGAAACAAAGTGAACCGCAACTGCTTGCTAATATTTTGCGAGAGCGCATTAAGAAATTATCAGGCGATGAAGAGTGGATGCTGTATGTTTCTTCCGAGCAATATGATGAGCTTAGGCAGGCATTGATTTCATACCCCAGATTGCGAATTGAGCCTGATGCAAGCCTTGGATCAGGAAAAGTGTTGCTGCAGACACCATTGGCAATTTTATCTCTAAATTTAGATGAGCAATTCGATTGGGTTATGAGTCGTTTGTTATCTCACAGTCGTGAGGCATGGCGAAGACAGTTATCTGATAGCAATGATCCGCAGCAAGGCGTGCTCCCTCTTGTTCCTGAGGATTTTATAGAGGCACGTGGTGGGGATTTCATGAGCGCAGGTGTTGTTTTGGAAACTGTTGTTATTTCTGCGGCTGAGGCAATTCATGAGTAA
- the sctD gene encoding type III secretion system inner membrane ring subunit SctD has protein sequence MECLFRLKWLNGPLAGRELELPAGEVRLGGDDPDIALALEQGAATVLSVTEEGVTMAPPVPVWVDGLPWDASQPLPIGRAIDLAGQGLALSEAEGALAMLQLPPRRSEEVVAAQPPDARPWRLAGGIVLICVALAATLLLWPKPVDPPPFNAQAWLAREMADSSLAGLKAELDERGVVRLSGLCASSQAIERLRGRLREQGLTFRDESLGADTLRRQVRQVLELNGYREVEVSAGPAPDQVVIHGAIQANAAWLRASAQLRAMPALNGWRVVNDRAELFGRLVDTLHRQRLLEGLSIAVSGHELLISGQLAPERTRAVAAAAAAFNADGPRLKARFQNIPAAAPAANILPAAIVSVGGNANSIYLELANGMRLQQGGTLPSGYRIYALSHTALTLMQEQRLVSIPLHL, from the coding sequence ATGGAATGCTTGTTCAGATTGAAATGGCTCAACGGCCCGCTGGCGGGCCGGGAACTGGAACTGCCGGCGGGAGAGGTCCGTCTGGGCGGCGATGATCCGGATATCGCGCTGGCGCTGGAGCAGGGCGCCGCGACCGTGCTGAGCGTGACGGAGGAAGGCGTGACGATGGCGCCACCGGTCCCGGTCTGGGTCGATGGCCTGCCATGGGACGCCAGCCAGCCGTTGCCTATCGGCCGGGCGATAGACCTGGCCGGGCAAGGGCTGGCGCTGTCCGAGGCCGAGGGCGCGCTGGCGATGTTGCAACTGCCGCCGCGAAGGTCGGAGGAGGTCGTTGCGGCCCAGCCGCCTGATGCGCGTCCATGGCGGCTGGCAGGCGGCATCGTGCTGATCTGCGTCGCCCTGGCGGCAACTTTGTTGCTGTGGCCCAAGCCGGTCGATCCGCCGCCGTTCAATGCGCAGGCCTGGTTGGCGCGGGAGATGGCGGATTCGAGCCTGGCCGGCTTGAAGGCCGAACTCGACGAGCGTGGCGTGGTCCGGCTGAGCGGCTTGTGCGCCTCATCGCAAGCCATAGAGCGGCTGCGCGGACGGTTGCGCGAGCAAGGCCTGACTTTCCGAGACGAGAGCCTGGGCGCCGATACCCTGCGCCGGCAAGTGCGCCAAGTGTTGGAACTGAACGGTTACCGAGAAGTGGAAGTCAGCGCCGGCCCCGCGCCAGATCAAGTCGTCATCCATGGCGCCATCCAGGCCAACGCCGCCTGGTTGCGCGCCAGCGCGCAGTTGCGCGCGATGCCGGCGCTGAATGGCTGGCGCGTGGTCAACGACCGCGCCGAGCTGTTCGGCCGGCTGGTGGACACATTGCACCGCCAGCGTTTGCTGGAAGGATTGAGCATCGCCGTATCCGGCCATGAATTACTGATCAGCGGTCAGCTGGCGCCGGAACGCACCCGCGCGGTCGCGGCGGCTGCGGCGGCCTTCAATGCCGATGGCCCGCGGCTGAAAGCTCGTTTCCAGAACATCCCGGCCGCGGCGCCGGCGGCGAACATCCTGCCGGCCGCCATCGTCAGTGTCGGCGGCAACGCGAATTCCATCTACCTGGAACTGGCCAACGGCATGCGCCTGCAACAAGGCGGCACTCTGCCCAGCGGCTACCGGATTTACGCCTTGAGCCACACCGCGCTGACCCTGATGCAGGAACAGCGGCTGGTCTCCATTCCGCTTCATCTCTAG
- the sycN gene encoding type III secretion chaperone SycN yields the protein MELQIARRLEQFLQLSELPAPRVEPRMEFSMPPFRLYIEYLDGRVLLSLGRLVEPVHQGEALKRLLASCQPARTQGTPLRAYILREQLVLSCAPASGSETNHWLACVQTMRRLLEATAGEA from the coding sequence ATGGAATTACAAATCGCACGGCGGCTGGAGCAGTTTCTGCAACTATCCGAACTGCCCGCGCCTCGAGTCGAACCCCGGATGGAATTTTCCATGCCGCCATTCCGGCTATATATCGAATACTTGGACGGCCGGGTCCTGCTGTCGCTGGGCCGGCTCGTCGAACCCGTGCATCAGGGCGAAGCCTTGAAACGCTTGCTGGCCTCCTGCCAGCCTGCCAGAACGCAGGGCACGCCATTGCGGGCCTATATTCTGCGCGAACAACTGGTATTGAGCTGCGCCCCCGCGTCCGGCAGTGAGACCAACCATTGGCTCGCCTGCGTGCAAACCATGCGGCGCCTGCTCGAAGCCACGGCGGGAGAAGCCTGA
- a CDS encoding EscE/YscE/SsaE family type III secretion system needle protein co-chaperone has translation MARITHLEDALRRDAHGAVRDALLARLEAGEVQLQRQLRQPNSQQRQQELALLQAACAQAGRVIAILWRRYHP, from the coding sequence ATGGCCCGTATCACCCACCTGGAAGACGCGCTGCGACGCGACGCGCATGGCGCGGTGCGCGATGCGCTGCTCGCCCGGCTGGAGGCCGGCGAGGTCCAATTGCAACGGCAACTGCGTCAGCCTAACAGCCAGCAACGGCAACAGGAGCTCGCCCTGCTGCAAGCCGCCTGCGCGCAGGCTGGCCGAGTCATCGCCATCCTGTGGCGCAGATATCACCCCTAA